A region from the Sutcliffiella horikoshii genome encodes:
- a CDS encoding sugar ABC transporter substrate-binding protein: MKKFLAMLMVAVLTLGVLAACGPQRDTGNNAGGNGGSAEGEGTTTEGVDKPESLTVWVNDDEKQRAALDEIFAAYTEETGIEVEATGISMLDQVEALALDGPAGNGPDVFFGPHDRLGDIVLRGLADPIDLGEDASLYSETAINAVTVDGEAYGVPQVIETYGMFYNKDLVSAEEIATMEGLMKVAEEQTDGGQDKYGFLMEATNFYFIYPFFAGNGGYVFNNDGSGFDASDIGLANEGAVEGGELVQSWFDNGYIPKEINGDIMSGLFTEGKVATVLTGPWNIATYRDALGDKLGTATLPKLDNGDVPKSFVGVKAWMLSSYSENQEWAIDLMKFITNYDNAMKYYEVAGEMPALQEALDSDEIANDEIIGAFAEQTQYGEPMPNIPQMQQVWDPMGSALQFIANGDDVGEVLEEAVQTIEDNIAASGAE; this comes from the coding sequence ATGAAAAAGTTTTTAGCAATGCTTATGGTTGCTGTCCTAACACTAGGCGTCCTTGCAGCTTGTGGTCCACAACGTGACACAGGTAACAACGCAGGTGGAAACGGCGGTTCAGCAGAAGGCGAAGGTACTACAACTGAAGGAGTAGATAAGCCAGAAAGCCTTACAGTATGGGTAAATGATGACGAGAAACAAAGAGCGGCATTAGATGAAATCTTTGCTGCTTATACAGAAGAAACTGGTATTGAAGTAGAAGCTACTGGTATTTCTATGTTGGATCAAGTTGAAGCGCTTGCTCTTGACGGTCCAGCTGGTAACGGACCAGACGTATTCTTTGGTCCACATGACCGTCTTGGTGATATCGTTCTTCGTGGTCTAGCTGACCCAATCGACTTAGGGGAAGATGCTTCTCTTTACAGCGAAACTGCAATCAATGCTGTAACAGTTGATGGTGAAGCTTACGGAGTACCTCAAGTTATTGAAACTTACGGTATGTTCTATAATAAAGATCTAGTATCTGCAGAAGAAATTGCAACAATGGAAGGCCTTATGAAAGTTGCTGAAGAGCAAACTGACGGTGGTCAAGACAAATACGGATTCTTAATGGAAGCAACTAACTTCTATTTCATCTATCCTTTCTTCGCTGGTAACGGCGGTTATGTTTTCAACAATGATGGATCTGGTTTCGACGCTTCTGATATCGGTCTTGCTAATGAAGGCGCTGTAGAAGGTGGAGAACTTGTTCAATCTTGGTTCGACAACGGTTACATCCCTAAAGAAATCAATGGCGACATCATGAGTGGTCTTTTCACAGAAGGTAAAGTTGCAACTGTACTTACAGGCCCTTGGAACATCGCTACTTACAGAGATGCTTTAGGTGACAAATTAGGTACAGCTACATTACCGAAGCTTGACAATGGAGACGTTCCTAAGTCTTTCGTTGGTGTAAAGGCTTGGATGTTAAGCTCTTACTCTGAGAATCAAGAGTGGGCAATCGACTTGATGAAATTCATCACAAACTATGACAATGCAATGAAATACTATGAAGTTGCTGGTGAAATGCCTGCACTTCAAGAAGCTTTAGATAGCGACGAGATTGCTAACGATGAAATCATCGGTGCATTCGCTGAGCAAACTCAATATGGTGAGCCAATGCCAAACATTCCACAAATGCAACAAGTTTGGGATCCAATGGGTAGCGCTCTTCAATTCATCGCTAACGGAGACGATGTTGGTGAAGTATTAGAAGAAGCAGTTCAAACAATCGAAGATAATATTGCAGCTAGTGGAGCTGAATAA
- a CDS encoding sugar ABC transporter permease: MSGTATEKMRSHNPTLAMVLSIIFAGLGQLYNRRYAKGITFIIIEAAFLITFFEFLNIGYWGLFTLGEIPRVDHSIFLLIQGLISVIITVFAVALYYLNVVDARNNAIDLKLGKEKPTVKEALKNFYDNGFPYFMVIPGLILLLFIVVLPLMFMVSLAFTDYNLYNTPPRALLSWVGFENFTSLVSIPLWKTTFVSVFAWTIVWTVCATTGQIALGLFLALLVNDPRIKYKRFIRTILILPWAVPAFVTILIFAAMFNDRFGAINRDILGTIGVALPWLTDPFYTKIAIIMIQTWLGFPFVFALFTGVLQSISKDWYEAADVDGGTRFQKFRFITMPHLLFATAPLLIMQYAGNFNNFNIIYLFNQGGPAVRGQNAGGSDILISWVYKLTFDTSNYNMAAAISIILGLIVAGFAFFQFRRTRSFKEEGNI; encoded by the coding sequence ATGTCCGGCACAGCAACTGAAAAAATGCGCTCACACAATCCAACCTTAGCGATGGTCCTTTCCATTATTTTTGCTGGGTTAGGTCAACTCTATAACCGCAGATATGCGAAAGGGATTACATTCATCATCATCGAAGCTGCATTTTTGATTACGTTTTTCGAGTTTCTTAACATTGGTTATTGGGGCCTATTCACACTTGGAGAAATTCCTCGAGTAGACCACTCCATCTTCTTACTAATACAAGGACTAATTTCTGTTATTATCACTGTTTTTGCAGTGGCCTTATACTACCTGAACGTAGTGGATGCAAGAAACAATGCCATCGACTTGAAGTTGGGAAAAGAAAAGCCGACTGTAAAAGAAGCGCTTAAAAACTTCTATGACAATGGATTCCCTTACTTTATGGTTATTCCAGGATTGATCCTGCTTTTGTTCATCGTAGTGCTTCCTTTAATGTTCATGGTTTCCTTGGCATTCACGGATTACAACCTGTATAACACACCGCCAAGAGCATTATTGAGTTGGGTAGGTTTTGAGAACTTTACAAGTCTGGTATCGATTCCACTTTGGAAAACTACTTTTGTAAGTGTATTTGCCTGGACGATTGTTTGGACAGTTTGTGCAACAACTGGCCAGATCGCATTAGGACTATTTTTAGCATTGCTAGTAAATGACCCCCGAATTAAATATAAACGCTTTATCCGTACGATTTTGATTTTACCTTGGGCAGTACCTGCTTTCGTTACAATCTTGATTTTTGCTGCGATGTTCAATGATCGCTTCGGTGCCATTAACCGTGACATCCTGGGAACAATCGGTGTTGCGCTTCCTTGGTTGACTGATCCGTTCTATACAAAAATCGCCATTATCATGATTCAAACATGGTTAGGTTTCCCGTTCGTATTCGCATTGTTCACAGGTGTACTTCAAAGTATCTCAAAAGACTGGTACGAAGCGGCAGATGTAGATGGCGGAACGCGATTCCAGAAATTCCGTTTCATCACGATGCCACATCTTTTATTTGCAACTGCACCACTATTGATCATGCAATACGCAGGAAACTTCAATAACTTTAACATCATCTATCTATTCAATCAGGGTGGTCCAGCTGTGCGTGGACAAAATGCCGGTGGATCGGACATCTTGATATCATGGGTATATAAACTGACATTCGATACGAGTAACTACAACATGGCAGCAGCAATATCTATTATACTCGGACTGATAGTAGCCGGTTTTGCCTTCTTCCAATTCCGTCGTACTCGTTCGTTTAAAGAGGAGGGTAATATTTAA
- a CDS encoding sugar ABC transporter permease: protein MNLKTKSKIEVSLIYLFLGFMFIIIAYPLLWTIGLSLNPGTSLYSASMIPENWSLEHYVWLFTDPQSDYLIWYKNSILVAIANSFFSVMITAFVAYAFSRYRFKGRTYGLYAFLLLQMFPALMAMVAIYILLNMVGLLDSLVGLTIVYIGGQIPFNAWLVKGYFDTIPKELDEAARMDGAGHFGVFFKIMLPLAKPILAVVALFNFMAPFTDFILPRIVLRSPENFTLALGLFNFINDQFANNFTRFAAGSILIAIPIALLFLFLQRYLIAGLTAGGTKG, encoded by the coding sequence ATGAACCTTAAAACGAAATCCAAGATCGAAGTATCATTGATCTATCTATTCCTAGGCTTCATGTTCATCATTATTGCCTATCCGCTTTTATGGACAATCGGCTTATCACTGAATCCTGGAACAAGTCTTTATTCCGCTTCCATGATTCCGGAAAACTGGTCACTTGAACATTATGTTTGGTTATTTACTGATCCACAGAGTGACTACTTGATCTGGTATAAAAACAGTATTCTTGTTGCAATCGCCAATTCATTTTTCTCTGTTATGATTACGGCGTTCGTTGCTTACGCGTTCTCTCGTTACCGTTTCAAAGGTAGAACGTATGGGCTATACGCATTCTTACTATTACAAATGTTCCCGGCGTTAATGGCGATGGTAGCCATCTATATCTTGCTGAACATGGTAGGTTTATTGGATTCTCTTGTAGGTTTGACAATCGTGTATATCGGTGGACAAATTCCATTTAATGCATGGCTTGTAAAAGGGTATTTCGATACGATTCCAAAAGAGTTGGATGAAGCAGCTAGAATGGACGGAGCAGGACATTTTGGAGTATTCTTCAAAATCATGCTTCCACTTGCGAAGCCAATCTTAGCGGTAGTAGCTCTATTTAACTTCATGGCGCCATTTACAGACTTTATCCTGCCACGAATTGTTTTGAGGAGCCCGGAGAATTTCACGTTGGCACTGGGATTGTTCAACTTTATCAATGATCAATTTGCTAACAACTTCACGCGTTTTGCGGCAGGTTCCATCCTGATTGCCATTCCAATTGCATTGTTATTCTTGTTCTTACAACGCTATTTGATTGCTGGACTAACTGCAGGTGGAACAAAAGGATAA
- a CDS encoding alpha-amylase family glycosyl hydrolase — protein MKRVMGLILVPFLLFSAWFVPFVQPVNAEKEEHAWQDEIIYFIMIDRFNNGDTSNDFEVNRDDPKAYHGGDFRGITEKLDYLKDMGFTALWLTPIVQNEEKGYHGYWTEDFYNTEEHFGTIEEFKELVKEAHKRDMKIIVDLVVNHTGYQHAWLNEADKQDWFHPNEPIRNWDDQEQVENGWIYGLPDLNQDNPETRKYLIDMAKWWIEETDIDGYRLDTVKHVPKDFWKEFSEEVKSVKEDFFLIGEVWHDDPNYVAGYQETGIDSFVDFPTYNEITRVFSGPDESLTRLDSLFKNKQSLYDNPYVLGTFLDNHDVERFTRAAIKKKQHPPTRLKLALAYMYTTPGIPIMYYGTEIALDGGEDPDNRRDMNFRADEELINYITKLAELRKSMPSLTHGTYEMVYDDNAMAVIKREYEGETTFIAINNSSETQVAPIDVELVGEDLELRGTLGDELVRNSDGKYTIGLDRETAEIYTVKEDSGINVGFVSAMALIYGGFIAFIAAAVMRRKKKNKE, from the coding sequence ATGAAAAGAGTGATGGGGCTCATTCTCGTTCCGTTTCTTCTTTTTTCTGCATGGTTCGTTCCATTCGTTCAACCTGTAAACGCTGAAAAAGAAGAACACGCATGGCAAGATGAGATTATTTATTTTATAATGATTGACCGATTCAATAATGGCGACACCTCTAATGATTTTGAGGTAAACCGAGATGATCCAAAAGCATATCACGGCGGAGATTTCCGCGGGATTACAGAAAAACTAGATTACTTAAAGGATATGGGATTCACTGCCCTTTGGCTGACCCCGATCGTCCAGAATGAAGAAAAAGGGTACCATGGCTATTGGACGGAAGACTTCTATAATACAGAAGAACATTTCGGTACCATCGAAGAATTCAAGGAACTAGTGAAAGAAGCGCACAAAAGAGACATGAAAATCATCGTGGACCTCGTTGTCAACCACACTGGTTACCAGCACGCATGGCTAAATGAAGCAGACAAACAGGATTGGTTCCACCCAAATGAGCCTATCCGTAACTGGGATGACCAAGAACAAGTGGAGAATGGCTGGATCTACGGTCTTCCAGATTTAAATCAAGACAATCCCGAAACCAGAAAGTATCTGATTGATATGGCAAAATGGTGGATTGAAGAGACAGACATTGACGGCTACAGATTAGATACTGTCAAACATGTACCAAAAGATTTCTGGAAAGAGTTTTCGGAAGAAGTGAAATCGGTTAAAGAAGACTTCTTTCTAATCGGGGAAGTATGGCATGATGACCCGAACTATGTGGCAGGTTATCAAGAAACAGGGATAGATTCGTTTGTCGATTTCCCGACATACAATGAAATTACGCGTGTATTTTCAGGACCGGATGAATCGTTGACTCGATTGGATTCACTGTTCAAAAACAAGCAAAGCCTATATGATAACCCTTATGTTCTAGGAACCTTCTTAGACAATCATGATGTAGAGCGCTTCACAAGAGCAGCGATTAAAAAGAAACAACACCCTCCAACACGGTTGAAGTTAGCATTGGCCTATATGTACACCACTCCAGGTATACCGATAATGTATTATGGAACCGAAATAGCGCTGGATGGTGGAGAAGACCCAGATAACCGCAGAGATATGAATTTTAGAGCAGACGAGGAATTAATAAATTATATTACAAAGCTGGCAGAATTGCGTAAAAGCATGCCAAGCCTAACACATGGCACGTATGAAATGGTCTATGACGATAATGCCATGGCTGTAATTAAGCGCGAGTACGAAGGGGAAACCACCTTTATTGCGATTAATAACTCCAGTGAAACGCAAGTAGCTCCTATAGATGTTGAACTTGTAGGGGAAGATCTTGAACTACGTGGTACATTGGGAGACGAATTGGTTCGTAATTCTGACGGCAAATACACGATCGGTCTAGACAGAGAAACAGCCGAGATCTATACCGTGAAAGAAGATTCCGGTATTAATGTTGGGTTTGTCAGTGCGATGGCATTGATTTACGGCGGTTTTATTGCTTTTATTGCAGCTGCTGTAATGAGAAGAAAGAAAAAGAATAAAGAATAA
- a CDS encoding LacI family DNA-binding transcriptional regulator, giving the protein MAVTIKDVAKIANVAPSTVSRVIANNPRISEKTKKRVREAMEELGYHPNFIARSLANQSTQVIGLVMPASADKTFQNPFFPEVLRGISTAAHEKQYALHMSTGVTGNEILEGVMQMVQGRRVDGIILLYSAVEDKIIKYLQKECFPFVVIGKPFEQVEEITHVDNDNYRAAKEATQHLIGLGHKRVAFVGGSIQLVVTIDRLLGYEKAIRDAGIPYKDEYIIHEEFLKEGGQEAISELLSLEEPPTALVVSDDLMSLGILNTLHDMGISVPDQMSIVSFNNVLLAEVARPPLTSVDINIFQLGFQAAKTLIQKVKDPSEPTKRIIIPHNMVKRQTCKDMTK; this is encoded by the coding sequence ATGGCAGTTACTATAAAAGATGTCGCAAAGATTGCCAATGTGGCACCTTCCACAGTTTCTCGCGTTATCGCGAACAATCCACGCATAAGTGAAAAAACAAAAAAGCGCGTGAGAGAAGCAATGGAAGAGCTTGGATACCATCCAAACTTTATTGCCAGAAGCTTGGCTAATCAATCCACACAAGTAATCGGACTTGTGATGCCGGCATCAGCAGATAAAACGTTTCAAAACCCATTTTTCCCAGAGGTGCTAAGGGGAATTAGCACTGCCGCACATGAAAAACAATATGCCCTGCATATGTCAACCGGTGTAACTGGCAACGAGATCTTAGAAGGTGTTATGCAGATGGTTCAAGGCCGTCGTGTTGATGGAATCATCCTACTATACTCGGCAGTCGAAGATAAAATCATCAAGTATTTGCAAAAAGAGTGCTTCCCATTTGTCGTAATCGGTAAGCCATTTGAACAGGTAGAAGAGATTACCCATGTTGATAATGACAATTACCGTGCCGCCAAAGAAGCAACACAGCATCTTATTGGCCTTGGCCATAAAAGAGTGGCATTTGTCGGAGGTAGTATTCAATTGGTGGTTACAATTGACCGATTGCTGGGATATGAAAAAGCAATTAGAGATGCAGGAATTCCGTATAAAGATGAATACATCATTCATGAGGAGTTTTTGAAAGAAGGGGGACAAGAAGCGATTTCCGAACTTCTTTCTCTTGAGGAGCCTCCTACAGCCTTGGTCGTATCTGATGATTTGATGTCACTCGGTATTCTTAATACCCTGCATGACATGGGAATTTCCGTACCAGATCAGATGTCCATAGTAAGCTTTAATAATGTGTTGCTTGCAGAAGTGGCAAGGCCGCCATTGACCTCTGTTGACATCAATATCTTTCAACTTGGCTTCCAGGCTGCGAAGACATTGATCCAAAAGGTGAAGGATCCATCTGAACCAACAAAGCGAATCATCATTCCTCATAATATGGTGAAACGCCAGACATGTAAGGATATGACGAAGTAA
- a CDS encoding SDR family oxidoreductase, with protein sequence MTNQQKQTLPPQHQNKQPGIESEMTPKPKSEDVTYKGSEKLKDKVAIITGGDSGIGRAVAIYYAKEGADVVVVYLNEHEDAKETQRQVETEGRKCHLIAGDIGEEAFCKQIVDETMANFSKIDILINNAAEQHPQEGIEDITAAQLEKTFRTNIFSFFYLTKAALPFLASGSCIINTASVTAYAGNELLVDYSATKGAIVAFTRSLALQLVGKGIRVNGVAPGPIWTPLIPSTFSSDKVASFGANTPMKRPGQPEEVAPSYVFLASDDASYMTGQMLHVNGGKIVNG encoded by the coding sequence ATGACAAATCAGCAGAAACAAACGCTCCCCCCACAGCATCAAAACAAACAGCCAGGCATTGAGTCTGAGATGACACCTAAACCTAAGTCAGAGGACGTGACTTATAAAGGTAGTGAAAAATTAAAGGATAAGGTGGCAATCATCACAGGCGGGGACAGCGGAATCGGCAGAGCTGTCGCTATTTATTATGCAAAAGAAGGGGCAGACGTTGTAGTTGTCTATTTAAATGAACACGAGGATGCAAAGGAAACACAAAGACAGGTCGAGACTGAAGGTCGGAAATGCCACCTTATTGCAGGCGATATTGGTGAGGAGGCATTCTGCAAGCAAATCGTGGATGAAACAATGGCCAACTTTAGTAAAATAGACATCCTTATCAACAACGCAGCAGAACAGCATCCACAGGAAGGCATTGAAGATATTACTGCTGCACAACTGGAGAAAACATTCCGGACGAACATTTTTTCCTTTTTCTATTTAACTAAGGCTGCGCTACCTTTTTTAGCCAGCGGGAGTTGCATTATCAATACAGCATCTGTTACTGCTTATGCAGGCAACGAGCTGCTGGTGGATTATTCCGCTACCAAAGGGGCCATCGTGGCATTTACACGCTCACTGGCTCTGCAATTGGTTGGAAAAGGGATAAGAGTTAACGGGGTGGCTCCAGGACCGATCTGGACGCCATTGATTCCGTCTACGTTTTCTAGCGATAAGGTAGCGAGCTTTGGAGCGAATACCCCGATGAAGCGTCCTGGACAGCCTGAAGAGGTCGCACCAAGCTACGTGTTTTTGGCAAGTGATGACGCTTCTTACATGACAGGACAGATGCTGCATGTGAATGGCGGGAAGATTGTGAACGGGTAA
- a CDS encoding GNAT family N-acetyltransferase yields MIIREARIEDAKALLKHAKKVYGEGRNLLTAPEEFKVTVEQEVQWLKDNMEKGHLTLVAEQNSNIVGMLNATKGSRKRVKHICMFGISIQEEHCNNGLGSKMIHRLLVWAKEDKDIEKVCLEVFAHNERAIHVYEKLGFKVEGRKERHVKFEDGTYSDELIMGQFV; encoded by the coding sequence ATGATAATTAGAGAAGCAAGAATAGAAGATGCAAAAGCACTTTTAAAGCATGCTAAAAAAGTATATGGAGAAGGTCGCAACCTTTTAACTGCACCGGAAGAATTCAAAGTCACCGTAGAGCAGGAAGTACAATGGCTAAAAGATAATATGGAAAAAGGGCACCTTACCCTTGTGGCAGAACAAAATTCCAATATTGTTGGAATGCTAAATGCCACAAAAGGATCTAGAAAAAGAGTAAAGCATATCTGCATGTTTGGCATTAGCATACAGGAAGAACACTGCAACAATGGATTAGGAAGCAAGATGATACATAGACTGCTTGTTTGGGCAAAAGAGGATAAAGATATTGAGAAAGTCTGCCTGGAAGTGTTCGCCCACAACGAACGTGCCATCCATGTATACGAAAAGCTTGGATTTAAAGTGGAAGGTAGAAAAGAAAGGCATGTGAAATTTGAGGACGGAACTTATTCGGATGAACTGATCATGGGACAATTTGTTTAA
- a CDS encoding YajQ family cyclic di-GMP-binding protein, which produces MAKESSFDIVSKVDLSEVTNAINIALKEIQNRFDFKGSVSDIKLEKEEIVLLSDSEFKLDQLKDVMVSKMIKRNVPTKNIQYGKIEDASKGAVRQRGKLVQGIDKDNTKKINTIIKNSGLKVKTQIQDDQVRVTGKNRDDLQQVIAALREADLDIDLQFVNYR; this is translated from the coding sequence ATGGCAAAAGAGAGCTCTTTTGATATTGTTTCAAAAGTAGATTTATCTGAAGTAACAAACGCCATTAATATTGCGTTAAAAGAAATTCAGAATCGATTTGACTTTAAAGGTTCTGTCAGTGACATCAAGTTAGAAAAAGAAGAAATTGTCCTTCTTTCAGACAGTGAATTCAAATTGGATCAATTGAAAGATGTAATGGTCAGTAAAATGATCAAGCGAAATGTTCCAACGAAAAATATTCAATACGGTAAGATTGAAGATGCTTCTAAAGGGGCAGTTCGTCAGCGCGGAAAGCTTGTTCAGGGTATTGATAAAGACAATACGAAAAAAATCAATACCATCATCAAAAACTCTGGATTGAAAGTAAAAACGCAAATCCAGGATGACCAGGTACGTGTAACAGGAAAGAATCGTGATGATCTTCAACAGGTTATTGCTGCTCTTCGTGAGGCTGACTTGGATATTGACCTGCAATTTGTAAACTACCGTTAA
- a CDS encoding CvfB family protein → MQTGTVLELTVDRETPLGYMLTDGEETILLHKNEATRELGEDETVEVFLYSDQKSRITATMTIPKGLNGHEWMEVVEPLPGLGVFINIGIAKDALIPADDLPVFEEIWPQVGDHLLCRVKTDRRGKLIGKLATQDVMLDRSIKAPSDILNQNIQGTIYRLLKVGSYMISNEGYVGFIHNSERKEEPRLGQVVEGRVIDVKDDGTINVSLLPRKQEAMDEDAQVIMDYLELRGGTMPYSDKSAPDDIKEQFNISKAAFKRAMGKLLKQGLIRQSEGWTYKKDEEK, encoded by the coding sequence ATGCAAACAGGTACGGTATTAGAATTGACGGTTGATCGCGAGACGCCGCTTGGATATATGTTAACAGATGGAGAAGAGACAATCCTCCTTCATAAAAATGAAGCAACAAGAGAATTAGGGGAAGATGAAACGGTCGAGGTTTTCTTATACTCTGACCAAAAAAGCCGTATTACAGCTACCATGACGATTCCAAAAGGTCTAAATGGGCATGAATGGATGGAAGTAGTGGAGCCGCTGCCGGGCCTTGGTGTTTTCATAAACATCGGAATTGCAAAAGATGCTCTTATCCCAGCAGATGATCTCCCTGTATTTGAAGAAATTTGGCCACAAGTTGGCGACCATTTGCTATGCCGCGTAAAAACGGACCGCCGTGGAAAATTGATTGGAAAACTCGCTACGCAAGATGTAATGTTAGACAGATCCATTAAAGCACCATCCGATATCCTTAATCAAAATATTCAAGGGACCATCTACCGCCTTTTAAAAGTGGGAAGCTATATGATTTCTAACGAAGGTTATGTTGGCTTCATTCATAACTCAGAACGTAAAGAAGAGCCAAGATTGGGCCAGGTGGTGGAAGGAAGAGTCATTGATGTGAAGGATGACGGAACTATCAATGTATCTCTATTGCCGCGCAAACAAGAAGCAATGGACGAAGATGCCCAAGTTATCATGGACTATCTTGAGCTAAGAGGCGGAACAATGCCTTACAGCGATAAAAGTGCCCCTGATGATATCAAGGAGCAATTCAATATCAGCAAAGCCGCATTTAAGCGTGCAATGGGCAAGCTGTTGAAGCAAGGGTTGATTCGTCAGTCTGAGGGTTGGACGTATAAGAAGGATGAAGAAAAATAA
- a CDS encoding DUF3941 domain-containing protein: protein MPHTSDNDKKAKDNNAKRHEKNMQREKNEQKGERQYSKKTDHL, encoded by the coding sequence ATGCCACACACAAGCGATAACGACAAAAAAGCAAAAGACAACAACGCTAAACGCCATGAAAAGAACATGCAGCGTGAGAAGAATGAACAAAAAGGTGAGCGTCAGTATTCTAAGAAGACGGATCATTTGTAG
- a CDS encoding DegV family protein: MTIRIIADSASDLPKDFFASDMIDLIPLKVLFGDTEYEDMVTIDSSQVYDAMRSGEVVKTSQASPVFMKELFTTVAQKNETAIYVAFSSELSGTYQTAVLMQKEVMEEYPDLDLTIIDSKCASLGYGLVVKKAAEMASDGASKEELLSSVNHDISHMEHVFTVDNLDYLARGGRVSKASAFVGGLLNIKPLLHMEDGKLVPLEKIRGRKKVLRRMVEVMRERNGFDSGEQRIGISHGDDLATAEALKEMIKESCDCDDFTITSIGSAVGAHSGPGTIALFFLNGKKA; encoded by the coding sequence ATGACAATAAGAATTATCGCAGATAGTGCCAGCGACTTACCAAAAGATTTTTTTGCAAGTGATATGATAGACCTTATTCCTTTAAAAGTTCTGTTTGGTGACACAGAATATGAGGACATGGTCACTATTGATTCTTCACAAGTTTATGATGCCATGCGGAGTGGTGAAGTAGTTAAAACCTCACAAGCTTCCCCTGTTTTCATGAAAGAACTGTTTACAACAGTGGCACAGAAAAATGAAACTGCCATCTATGTAGCTTTCTCTTCTGAATTATCAGGTACATATCAAACAGCAGTATTGATGCAAAAAGAAGTAATGGAAGAATATCCAGATCTTGACTTAACAATCATTGATTCCAAATGCGCTTCTTTAGGATATGGTCTTGTTGTTAAAAAAGCTGCTGAAATGGCGAGTGACGGAGCATCCAAAGAAGAATTGTTGTCTTCCGTGAATCATGATATTAGTCATATGGAACATGTTTTCACAGTCGATAATTTAGATTATTTAGCTCGCGGCGGTCGCGTAAGTAAAGCATCCGCATTTGTCGGAGGACTTTTGAATATCAAGCCTTTGCTTCATATGGAAGATGGAAAATTGGTTCCACTTGAGAAAATCCGGGGCCGCAAGAAAGTATTGCGCCGGATGGTGGAAGTCATGCGGGAGCGTAATGGTTTTGACTCTGGGGAACAACGAATCGGTATCAGCCATGGAGACGACCTTGCTACCGCAGAAGCTTTAAAAGAAATGATTAAAGAGTCTTGTGATTGTGATGATTTTACCATTACTTCTATCGGTTCAGCAGTAGGCGCTCATTCGGGCCCGGGAACCATCGCCTTATTCTTCCTCAACGGGAAAAAAGCGTAA
- a CDS encoding YitT family protein has translation MNVQQHVKKVLIVLVGAFLNAIAMNFFLIPADVYASGFTGVSQLIFRISEDFLPFTVSTGITLLLLNIPVTILAWKKVGRSFTIYSFLSVFLMSFFLEVVPIYSFNDDILLNAVFGGVIAAVGVGLTLKWGASTGGLDIIAMILSRMKDKPVGTYFFALNAVIIVTAGLVFGWEKALYTLVTLYASTRVIDAIHTRHEKLTAMIITKKGQAVKEAIHAKMVRGITSVPARGAFTGEDKEMLMIVITRYEMYDLERILKEADPNAFTNIVQTTGIFGFFRKD, from the coding sequence ATGAATGTGCAACAACATGTAAAAAAGGTGCTAATTGTACTAGTGGGAGCTTTTCTGAACGCGATTGCGATGAATTTCTTCCTTATACCGGCGGATGTTTATGCTAGTGGGTTTACAGGTGTATCTCAGCTGATATTCCGTATTTCAGAAGATTTTCTCCCTTTTACGGTTTCAACAGGTATAACGTTATTGCTTCTTAATATACCGGTTACAATATTGGCGTGGAAGAAGGTAGGACGCTCTTTTACTATTTATAGTTTTTTAAGTGTTTTCTTAATGTCGTTTTTTCTAGAGGTTGTACCGATCTACAGCTTTAATGACGACATTTTACTTAATGCTGTTTTTGGTGGTGTCATCGCTGCGGTGGGTGTCGGTTTGACACTTAAGTGGGGGGCATCTACTGGTGGTTTGGATATTATCGCCATGATTTTATCCCGGATGAAGGACAAGCCTGTAGGAACGTACTTCTTTGCACTTAATGCGGTAATTATCGTCACAGCGGGTCTTGTGTTTGGTTGGGAAAAAGCTTTATATACGCTTGTGACTCTTTATGCTTCTACTCGTGTTATTGATGCGATCCATACGAGACACGAGAAGCTGACAGCAATGATTATCACGAAGAAAGGGCAGGCGGTCAAAGAAGCCATTCATGCGAAAATGGTACGTGGTATTACGTCGGTTCCGGCACGCGGGGCATTTACAGGGGAAGATAAGGAAATGCTGATGATTGTTATCACTCGTTATGAGATGTATGATTTGGAGCGGATTTTAAAGGAAGCGGATCCGAATGCTTTTACTAATATCGTACAGACTACTGGTATTTTCGGCTTCTTCCGAAAAGATTAA